One part of the Trichomycterus rosablanca isolate fTriRos1 chromosome 25, fTriRos1.hap1, whole genome shotgun sequence genome encodes these proteins:
- the ptmab gene encoding prothymosin alpha-B: MADTKVDSATEISAKDLKEKKLLEEKENGKEATNGKENEENGEPEIDEDEEDEVDEEEEEEDGEGDEDEEDEDDDDDLGGGTKRGADEDDEDEEDEIDPKKQKTDDDD, from the exons ATGGCAGACACAAAGGTCGATTCCGCGACGGAAATCTCCGCCAAG GACCTGAAGGAGAAGAAGCTCCTTGAAGAGAAGGAAAACGGAAAGGAGGCCACTAATGGAAAG GAAAATGAGGAGAATGGAGAGCCTGAGATtgatgaggatgaggaggatgaagtagatgaagaagaggaggaggaagacgGAGAAG gagatgaagatgaggaggatgaagatgatgatgatgatctgGGCGGTGGAACGAAACGAGGGGctgatgaggatgatgaagatgaagag GATGAGATCGACCCCAAAAAACAGAAGACGGACGACGACGATTAA